A single Elaeis guineensis isolate ETL-2024a chromosome 15, EG11, whole genome shotgun sequence DNA region contains:
- the LOC105058804 gene encoding uncharacterized protein isoform X2 produces MDVDSCYLDGNADAVEFCPHHPFHHILAVATYTLEEGNPPHRSGSISLFSADANVGLELLHRAPTTGIFDIKWNPSGDTMHPLLAQADADGCVSLLSLQSKSDAEDHGTALREVHTEKISSAMCLCVDWNTSVGSISLGLSDGSASIVTVRESQLQLSQSWAAHEYELWATTFDACRPHLLYTGADDCHFSCWDLRESPSNLVFQNSKSHKMGVCCIAQNPMNSNMLLTGSYDESLRLWDIRSTSKPVIEKSLCLGGGVWRIKHHPYISNLVLAACMHNGFAVVRIEEVDAIVVETYRKHESLAYGADWQRGVCLEDGSDRGSLVATCSFYDQLLRLWKPESVMVK; encoded by the exons ATGGATGTCGATAGTTGTTATTTAGACGGAAATGCTGATGCTGTGGAGTTTTGCCCGCATCATCCCTTTCACCATATTCTGGCTGTTGCAACGTATACTCTAGAAGAGGGAAATCCACCACATCGATCCGGGAGCATATCACTTTTCTCTGCTGATGCTAATGTTGGGCTTGAATTGCTTCATCGTGCACCCACAACTGgtatttttgatataaaatggAACCCAAGTGGAGATACTATGCATCCTTTACTTGCTCAAGCTGATGCTGATGGATGTGTAAGCCTTCTTAGTCTACAGTCGAAGTCGGATGCAGAAGATCACG GGACTGCTTTGAGGGAAGTCCATACAGAAAAAATCAGTTCTGCCATGTGCTTATGTGTGGACTGGAACACATCAGTGGGGTCCATTTCACTTGGTCTGTCAGATGGCTCGGCATCTATCGTCACTGTCAGAGAGTCCCAATTGCAGTTATCGCAATCATGGGCTGCCCATGAGTATGAGCTTTGGGCTACAACTTTTGATGCCTGCCGCCCGCACTTATTGTACACTGGCGCAGATGATTGTCATTTCAGCTGTTGGGATTTGCGAGAGAGCCCATCCAATTTAGTGTTCCAGAATTCTAAGTCTCACAAGATGGGTGTGTGCTGCATCGCTCAGAACCCCATGAATTCTAATATGCTGCTCACAGGAAGCTATGATGAGTCTCTCAGACTATGGGATATAAGATCAACATCAAAACCTGTAATTGAGAAATCTCTTTGCTTGGGAGGTGGTGTTTGGAGGATCAAGCACCATCCATATATATCAAACCTGGTATTGGCAGCATGTATGCACAATGGCTTTGCTGTTGTGAGGATAGAAGAGGTGGATGCTATTGTAGTGGAAACTTATCGGAAGCATGAATCATTAGCATATGGAGCAGACTGGCAAAGAGGAGTGTGCTTGGAAGATGGGTCCGACAGAGGTTCTTTGGTTGCTACTTGCTCATTTTATGACCAGCTTCTTCGACTATGGAAGCCAGAGAGTGTTATGGTTAAATAA
- the LOC105058806 gene encoding protein trichome birefringence-like 2 produces the protein MDLRKPLFFEHLLSSKRRVVSGFGVGAAASLLVIFLLLFLGAPPAASSSSSSILSWFFSVPEQQKAVGPPSPEEGLETASVDGNSSRTTVGEDAGGPSNHSVNAQDLSGKIQFQEDKPKPSAAIKDGDGGTAPPEENIIKGARSSIPRPSNGTRPSGGDGIPEKTQYATRKNASRDGDDGKILEFRDGVGGQDQERNRLDPGGAGKNHNTSCSSGEGRASERVEEEEAAAASSSSAGKNNSTSNNNRNNNNNGSGPSKAPGPGGLSGKCDIFDGRWVRDEQEPYYPAGSCPFIDRDFDCHTNGRPDDGFLKWRWQPYHCDIPRLNATDFLERLRGKRILFVGDSLNRNMWESLVCILRHSVKYKKRVYEASGRSQFKTRGYYSFKFKDYKCSVDFVRSPFLVRELYYKNANGSEDEKLRLDVLDETTSSYREADIVVFNTGHWWTHEKTSKGIDYYQEGDHVYPVLKVMEAYKKALTTWARWVDKNINSKKTQVVFRGYSLTHFRGGQWNSGGQCHKEIEPIFNQSYLAHYPSKMRALEQILKQMKTTVVYLNISRLTDYRKDGHPSIYRKKYQSVEEQIAAEKTQDCSHWCLPGIPDSWNELLYASLLMVGKGSWRR, from the exons ATGGATTTGAGGAAGCCCCTCTTCTTCGAGCATTTGCTCTCCTCCAAGCGCCGTGTTGTCTCCGGCTTCGGCGTCGGTGCGGCCGCTTCCCTCCTCGTCatctttctcctcctcttcctcggcGCTCCCcccgccgcctcctcctcctcctcctcgatcCTCTCCTGGTTCTTCTCCGTCCCGGAGCAGCAGAAGGCCGTGGGTCCACCGTCCCCGGAAGAGGGGCTGGAGACGGCCAGCGTCGACGGGAATTCGTCGAGGACGACGGTGGGGGAGGATGCTGGAGGCCCGAGCAATCATTCGGTGAATGCCCAGGATCTCTCGGGCAAGATCCAGTTCCAGGAGGACAAACCGAAACCGTCCGCCGCAATAAAGGATGGCGATGGCGGAACGGCGCCGCCGGAGGAGAACATCATCAAGGGGGCTCGTTCTTCTATTCCGCGTCCGAGCAATGGCACCCGCCCCAGCGGAGGCGACGGGATTCCGGAGAAAACCCAGTACGCAACAAGAAAAAACGCGTCCAGAGACGGCGATGACGGAAAGATTCTCGAGTTCAGGGACGGAGTGGGCGGGCAGGATCAGGAAAGGAACCGACTTGATCCAGGAGGAGCAGGGAAAAATCATAACACAAGCTGCAGCAGTGGTGAAGGGAGGGCTAGCGAGcgagtggaggaggaggaggcggcggcggcttcttcttcttcagcaggCAAGAATAATAGTACTAGTAATAATAATAGGAATAACAATAATAATGGATCCGGTCCCAGCAAGGCACCGGGACCGGGAGGGCTGTCCGGAAAGTGCGATATATTCGACGGAAGATGGGTGAGGGATGAGCAGGAGCCATACTACCCTGCGGGTTCTTGTCCTTTCATTGACCGTGATTTCGACTGCCATACGAACGGGAGACCcgatgatggcttcttgaaatgGAGATGGCAACCCTACCACTGCGATATTCCTCG ATTAAATGCAACGGATTTTCTTGAAAGACTGAGAGGCAAGAGGATACTTTTTGTGGGTGACTCGTTGAACCGAAATATGTGGGAGTCTTTGGTCTGCATTCTTCGCCATAGtgtcaaatataaaaaaagagtttatgaAGCCTCAGGAAGAAGCCAGTTCAAAACAAGAGGTTATTACTCCTTCAAATTCAAG GATTATAAATGCTCTGTAGACTTTGTAAGATCACCATTTCTGGTTAgggaattatattataaaaatgctAATGGATCTGAGGATGAGAAGTTAAGGCTGGACGTGTTGGATGAAACAACCTCATCATATCGTGAAGCTGATATAGTAGTTTTCAATACAGGCCACTGGTGGACTCACGAAAAAACATCCAAAGG AATTGACTACTATCAAGAAGGTGACCATGTGTATCCAGTTCTCAAGGTCATGGAAGCCTACAAGAAGGCTCTCACCACTTGGGCTAGATGGGTTGACAAGAACATCAATTCCAAGAAAACTCAAGTTGTTTTCAGAGGATATTCTCTCACACACTTCAG GGGGGGGCAGTGGAACTCTGGTGGGCAGTGTCATAAGGAAATCGAGCCAATCTTCAACCAGTCCTATCTTGCACATTACCCTTCAAAGATGAGAGCTTTGGAGCAAATTCTAAAACAGATGAAAACAACAGTTGTTTACCTCAACATCAGTAGGCTTACAGATTATAGGAAGGATGGCCACCCTTCCATATACAGAAAGAAATATCAATCAGTGGAAGAGCAGATTGCTGCTGAGAAGACTCAGGACTGCAGCCACTGGTGCTTGCCGGGAATACCCGATTCATGGAACGAGCTGCTCTATGCTTCCTTGCTAATGGTTGGCAAAGGATCATGGAGAAGATGA